Genomic segment of Mastomys coucha isolate ucsf_1 unplaced genomic scaffold, UCSF_Mcou_1 pScaffold23, whole genome shotgun sequence:
GTAGGATCTCACTCTTATCCTGCCATGAGGTTCTTGCATTACCTAAGATAATGGAGAAAAAAGGGTCCTTGAAACCTTGGAGCTAGATTGTGCTTTGGGTAGTAAGAATATTTCATGGGAGTACAAGACAGATGAGTATTCTTAGttttattaatgaaatatttgTCCCACTCTAATCTTGACATTGGCTAGAAATAAATGCATACTTGATTAATTTAGTCACTCATTCTGAGAGGACCTAACTCACTCCATTTTAGAACAGGCAGCCATGTTATACCTTAAGCTTCAGTTTCCCAAAGAAGTAGGCAAGccttctcaaacaaaaacaaacaaacaaacaaacaaaccagataaTTGGCCATTAATCAGTAACAGCCCTAACAACCTAGCTGACAGAGATAGGCAGCCTGAGGACTGAGACAGTTCCTGGAATTTCTCTGAGGCCTGACATAGCCAGTCATATTAAAAATGACCTCACCATCCATAAAATTCCCATAGGAGCCAGTAAGCGCATCTGGTCATTGCCATTTTATGTGATTGGCTGACCCCTGCATGCTGGCTGTTTTCCACAAAATAAGTACTTTTCGTTTTTGCATATGTTTTGAGTCTGGGAAATTCTTTCAGTAAATTTCAGACCCTTACAACTCTATTGGTATTAATAAGTTCTCCTTAGATTCATAGAAGATTAAATGTACATGTAATATCTTTTACAGTGAAGAATACATTGGGGACTGTGTGGTTTGAAGCatcatgtaatattttatttggtaAAACAGGATATATAACTCACCTCGATATAGGATCTTTCATGGTATGAAACCAACTAATGTGGTTACTCTTCACTTTGTCACCCTCTACACTCCTTCTTCATGAAATCCTTCCCAACTACTCACTTTTTACACTCACTGTACAGTTCTATTTTAAATCAATGTGCACATTATGGCTCAGTGCCACCCTCAGTGTTTTCTGGTTCTGCTCACTGTCCCATTCTTCGTGACTTTTACTCGTCATCCAGATTTATTTAGTCCTCATAGCTTAGCTCACACAATACTTTGTCACCCAAAACCCTCATCAATGACATACTCCAAGCACAGtcagttatttcttttctctgtggttGCTCTGTGTTAATTATGCCTATAAGAAGAAGATGCTAATAACAAGAGCACTGGAGTCAGTCGTCAGTCTATTTAATTCTAGTTGTGCAGCTTATTATCAAAAGGAATAGCTTACTTACTCTGTTTATAATCTCCTCTGTATAGAATGAGATAGCATCAATGCGAGTACTTCACACAATCAAAGAAGTTCTTGTAAGTGTTGCACGTTTGAAAGATACTCAGCATTTGTGAAGTTGGGGGAGAGggcaacatttttttctatactcTAATATAAGTCTAATAACAgtaagaaatgcaaatcaaaatcacaaTGAATCATCATGCCCTACCTAGGAGAATAGCTACTACGACGAAGGCATTAGGTTACAAAGAGAAAGGTAACACATGTGAGTGAGTAAAAGCAACAACTATGCAGTACGAATGCAAATTAAGACACATCCATTTCTGAAAATGCTATTAAGTTTCTTCCAGAAACCCAAAGTAAAATtatcatatgaaaaaaaagaagttaaaggcCATCAAGAATACATTGTTCAGACTGGGTCCACCCTTACCTCTTCAGCCATTAGGTTAAATTCTAATTGTGTCCCTTAGGTTTAGTCCCTAGTCCTCTAAGATAATCCACCAACTATGAAGCAAACCTAGATAAGAATTTGTAATGATCAGGCCATCATGAGAGTACTTAagttaacttttcaaataaaaatggtcACTAAAAGGCAGATGCATAGGTCAGAGGCAGACCACAATCCAGATAAATGTATGTCCAGAGTAAAAATTTGTGCAGTTTCTCCTTTTTGTGAAGGAAGTTACACCATTACATACCAAGCATGATACTGGGAATTAGAAGGATttaattaaaatctatatttaatgAGGAAAAAATTATCATATGTCCCCCCAAATCCCCATTAAATCCCATTATCAGATTAGTAAGAATGTATAAAAGATATGCTAAAAATGTGTACACTGTTATTTTCATTGACTTAAGTGTCCTTTAATAGAGTAATGGGTAATGAAAATATGTCTCACATGGATAATGAAGTATATTCAACCGTACAATGCAGAATGTCAGATAACTGGGAAGTATAGGAATAATCTGCAGTGTCATAAAATGAATACTGCCAGGCTAGAAAGCAAATGTTCAGTATATAACAGCAATTATGGAAGCTAAAAGGCTCCAATTCtcaaacacacatgaaaaaatgtAGAAACTAAAATAAGGTGTTTGTATTTTGGAAAATGTTGTTTAAGGAataaaaatttcagttatgaTGGAGAACTTGTTTTGAGAGATTTATTGCCTAGCATGGTGACTATAGTTACTGATGATGTACTATATGTTTGAAGAGCATAGTGACTATAGTTACTGATGATGCTCTATATGTTTGAAGAGTACTAAGAATAGATTTTCAGTGTTTTCATCACAAAATACAAGCAAGATAACATATGTGTAAATTAGCTGGGTTTAACGAGTCCATAATACGCATGTCTGTCAAAACACATTTTTGTGCACAAAGCAGAGcttagttctttgtgtatgtaGATTTTAGAACGGGAAGAACTATAGGCAATTGAGGAAagctggaagcaggagagaaCTTCTTCCCCAGAGAATGGCACACCAATGGTTTTCCAGTGGCAAATGATCAGTAATACACAAGTGATGTAATATAGATGAAGTTATAATTAGGAATAGAtgtgtatatacagatatatgtgtgcatgcaataacaattagagTAATAAGAGGCCGTGAATCTgaaagagagtgggaagggaTATATAGGATGGTTTGGAGTAAAGAAAGgcaagggagaaatgtaattatattatgatctaaaatttttaaaaagaagaaattagtttaaaaaattataactaaATTTGTCAACTGTTACccaagaaaaatatatacatatatgtatatatgagagaaaGTGTCAATACCCTTTAGAGATATGCCAATACTCTTGTTCAATTGCtgtaccttttttcttttttgtagtttttgtctttctgattaAGATTGTCTCACATATAGTGATGAAGCTTCTGTAAGAGAGACCTTCTTTTCTGAGTAGATATTACTTCCAAAAAAGGCAAATAACAACAATTAAGACTAAGCTAATAAAATACCAACATTAGTGAAGCTCACTCTCTGGGTTAAGGATTTATCAACAGAGGTCGATGGCAAGATTGATGCTATATCACAAAAGCgatttactactactactactactactactactactactactactactactactactactactactattattattattattatatcttccTAACTCTCAGAAACCAGTCCCTTCCTATGCAGTATCCTTTTCAGGGCTATCTTTACTTCCTTATTCCTCAGAGTATAGATCAAAGGGTTCAACATTGGTCCTACCAAGTTCATCAGAATTTGTACTACAGTTCCCAGCATGGGGTTCGGTGTAGGCTGTAGGTATACAGTGATTATAGGTCCATAGGCACAAAGGATAGCAATGAGATGGGCACTGCAGGTGGAGAAGGCACGCTGACGCCCCTCAGTTGAATGAATACTCAAGATGGAGATTGTGATTCGCATATAGGACACAAGGATCAGGAGAAAGCAGACAAGGGACACTAGACCAACATTCGTGAAGCTTACTCTCTGTGCTAAGGAGGTATCAGCAGAGGCCAATGGCAAGATGGCTGGTATGTCACAGAAGAAGTAGTCTACTTCATTGGGACCACAGTAAGGCAAAGTGAAGGTGAGGGAAGTTAAGACACTGGAATGGAGGCATCCTAATAGCCATGTGCCCACAGCTAGAGCCACACAGACCCTAGAATTCATGATGACTGAATATCGTAGAGGGTGACAAATGGCAGCAAATCGGTCAAAGGCCATCACTGTATACAGAAAACATTCAATGCtcccaaggaaatgaaagaagaagagCTGGGAGACACACTCTTGGTAGGAGATAAGTCTGCTAAGTCCCATAAGGTAGAGGAGCATTTTTGGACAGGTCACAGAAGAGAAACCCATATCAAATATGGACAAGTTCCCCAGGAAAAAATACATGGGTGTATGAAGACGGGTAGAGGAAATAACAGCCACGAGGATAGACACATTTCCCACTAGGGTACAGGCATAGAAGGGCAGAAATAACACAAAAAGCATAGTCTCCAAGCCCTCTGTGTGTGGGATTCCCAGGAGGATGAACTCAGTCACCACTGAgcagttttctatctccatgagAGGAGGCTCTGGGAgatgaagaagaagcagaggtGGTAGAGAATGTCTTGGCTCAACATCCATGGAGTACACATGACAAGGAAATAAAATGCAAGTGGCAGTGTTTTGGCTCTATGCCACAGAAAGTTTGCTTGTAATCCAATTTAGAAAATGTTATTACATAAATACTTGCCATAGCCAACTGAATGTTTTGTCCATGAAATAGTTTTGCTGTATTGATTCCAAATGCAGATGTTTCTTGTTAACTCTGATCATGTTTGAGAAAGTAAGAAGAATATCCACATAAATATATGCTGCTCCTTCACCATAGCAGAGAGGTATCAAgcctcaaaataatttaaaatttttcacatCACTAGAGTCAGGAActacaatttctttttgtttgttcggttggttggtttggtttgggttttggggtgtttttctttttctgttttttttttcccaagacagtttctctgtgtatccctggctgtcctggaactcactctgtagaccaggttggcctcgaactcagaaatcctcctgcctctgcctcccaagtgctgggatttaaagatgtgcaccaccactgcccatctgaACTACAATTTCAACACCATTGTATTTACAATCCACTattaatagcagccttatattTTACCCCTTTGTTCATAAAGTAAGATTACTGATCAATACTTGACAACTCAAAATGGGTTTATTTAATCTCAGTTCAGTTAATTCTCACATAAATATCTATGCTTTAGGtctggaataaaataaatactaaagtaTTGTCTGGGATAAGCAACTCAGCTAAATCCAGGTTAATGGGAGAAATTAGGATCTAAAATGTTTTTTGTAGACATCAGTCTTTCCACTTTATGACATCTGTGATGAAAAGTTCATATTGCTGCACCTGTTGGACCAGACACAAACATTATTTGTGTTCTTGCCCCTTAGCAAGCAATGAAAGATTAATGTGTCTTTCTGActatgcacacaagcacacatgcacatacgcacaACTGTGGAGTCTAGGAGTACATTGTGGAAAGTATAATACTGGGCATtattaaatgctgagaaattAAAGCTCTCAAGATAAAATTGTTCAGTGCTTAGAAAGAACTGGATAAATTGCTTTTCTTTACACATACTTATGTGAAAGATCAGATAGCCATCTCCCTAAATAGCCTTGCAAAGCAGTTGATACTATTTACCTGTGCTTTTACTACATCCCACTAAATATCTACTTACTTGGCTCTCATAACTGGAGAACACTTGCCATTATTCTatagatgaaaaaagaaagaaagaaagaaagaaagaaagaaagaaagaaagaaagaaagaaagaaagaaagaaagagagagagagagggagagagagagagaaagaaagaaaggagggagggagaaaaggaatagGCTACAAACAAAAGCTACACATGTATTTATAATACCCATTCCAAATGTCTGTCATCCActtaagagaaatgcaaataaagctATCTAAATACAGGCTTACtgagaatttctattttattaagcATTTTGAATTAAGTACAAATTCTTTGTAAAACGAAATATTAAGAATGGTATCTTTTAGCTCACTTTCaggcaagattaaaaaaaagagagaaaaagcaattgctatattctattttttaacaATGAATGATTCTATAAATCCTGGATTCTGAGATCATTTGTCAAAAAGCCTTTCAAATTCTCTTCTATGAGTGCATGTGAACATGGCATTTATATGACTTACAAGAAGGAAGTTTGCTCTTtatgcttctgtccattgatctTTCTATGACTGTTAATTCACATTGAAATTGGAGATCTCTGGATAAACCACTGAGGGATCTTCTCTCATGCTCACGAAAGCTCTTCTTTGCCAAGAAACAGggacaataacaaaaaaaaaaaaaatgaatgtgcctctgtcttccacaaaAAATGTCTTCCAGGCAACttcattattttctcatatatggAAATTTAAATGCTTTTGGAACCTTTCAGAGCCAGTGAATGTTTGCTATTCCAACATATTTCTGAACAAAAAGAATAATCAGATATTAGTAATAAATCCAACTAAGGTATTTCTGATAATGCCTCATGTAGTGGcaataatttgaaattattttaaataatgaaatgaaagtTAAGAAGGTAGAGCCATATCCAGACATCCTATTTCCATGACatatctggaaaaagaaaaacataatggcTATAATTCATTCAGTCTGGGATCCATATAGATATCATCCCTCCGTATAAATACATACTATTAAGTTGTTAAGCCATATACCTTggtcttttttaaaatgtccaattagaaatattttagtttaaaattttcatactTCTTGCTCTGGACTCAATTAGGTCttccaaaaatataagaataaaataccCTCAAACCATTAGATTATATTGCTGAGAAGGAACTTGATTAAAGTTAAGTAAGGTTATAAGGGTGATTGATCCAAAAGAAGCAATGTTCTTACATACAAGGAAGGACCCCAGTCTGCTTtctctcccacttctctcttcctgtgtttCACCACCTAAGGACACAGTGATAACATGACTGTGCCAGCTCCCTAAACCAATCCTGATGCAAGCCTTCACTTCATCTTGGATGATTGTCTATTCCAAGTGTTTGTGGAAGGTCTCTGTGATAATTGTAATTGACTAAAATACTTCTAATTTTCTATACTTTTGATTCGGAAATACAGCTCCAATTACTGACTTTCCAATAAACATGCTTTTCAACTGAAAAACTGACTTCCAAAAGCAGAAATAGACCTCCACATGACTTTTGCAGaattaaatatgtatacacattagtcaaaataaattaaaatcagaaataaataagaaaaattgctGTAAACCTAACCCTCTTTTGCatgaatttcatatatttataatctgatctttcttttcaaaaaaccacaaacttcATATTCTCAAACAactgaatataaataaaacataagatattgaaagagaaaaccaaagatTAACTGCCAAAATTTAGCTATTTGAAAAAAACCTGAAAGATATTACTTTCTGATGAtgatttctgaaaaaaaagaaaagaaacttaccCAAATAATTTGCAGGAAAGTAAACAGAATCATATATGGAGTAGCTAAATATGGAGCactcaataaaaataagttattaaaaaggtaacaaatattttataaaaactgactaataaacataaaatatgaatattcacATTAAATACTTCCTATTCCATCTGTgcaattagttaattaaaatctTAGTGGGTGAAAGGCATTTGTTATCTTCCAGTTTTACAGGTTGAAAACCCAGGCATGACCTAATTGCATATCAGGATTTCTGCCaggaaattttataatataaagcTGCCAGTTGGGAAGTGCCCACTAGGGAAGAACCTCTGGGCTACTATCCAACTGAGATATGGCCCTAAcactccaaggctcagggacatCATGAAagagcagacaaaaaaaaaaaaaaaaaaaaaaaa
This window contains:
- the LOC116072717 gene encoding olfactory receptor 958, which codes for MEIENCSVVTEFILLGIPHTEGLETMLFVLFLPFYACTLVGNVSILVAVISSTRLHTPMYFFLGNLSIFDMGFSSVTCPKMLLYLMGLSRLISYQECVSQLFFFHFLGSIECFLYTVMAFDRFAAICHPLRYSVIMNSRVCVALAVGTWLLGCLHSSVLTSLTFTLPYCGPNEVDYFFCDIPAILPLASADTSLAQRVSFTNVGLVSLVCFLLILVSYMRITISILSIHSTEGRQRAFSTCSAHLIAILCAYGPIITVYLQPTPNPMLGTVVQILMNLVGPMLNPLIYTLRNKEVKIALKRILHRKGLVSES